One segment of Panicum virgatum strain AP13 chromosome 1K, P.virgatum_v5, whole genome shotgun sequence DNA contains the following:
- the LOC120711908 gene encoding uncharacterized protein YciO-like produces MAAADPAAAASFRRAAGPSPLRLPLPRAPPPAPGRLRVSSTVVALHKRNPKRLKYAAERQFKRGDAGMLRVKVEPSGEDFWKLDPVIELINRGAVGVIPTDTVYSIVCDLSNNESIERLRRVKGIGDSKPLSILCRSLRDIDTYTTGFPRGTNQGQPNIFRAVKRLIPGPYTFILPATKQFPKQCIRHGSSTRYAKRRQVGVRIPDDPIRQAILQNLDEPLICTSVKYLSEDEWILDPVIIADLYEPLGLDFIVDGGPRIADPSTVVDMTGTNPTIIRQGKGPKLDWMVAEDEEEEAQSKFAFKAA; encoded by the exons ATGGCCGCtgccgaccccgccgccgcggcctccttccGCCGCGCGGCCGGCCCCTCCCCGCTCCGGCTCCCTTTACCACGGGCCCCTCCGCCCGCACCCGGTCGCctccgcgtctcctccaccgtcgTCGCTCTCCACAAGCGCAACCCCAAGCGGCTCAAGTACGCCGCTGAGCGCCAGTTCAAG AGAGGGGACGCCGGGATGCTGCGGGTGAAGGTGGAGCCCTCCGGCGAGGACTTCTGGAAGCTGGACCCGGTTATCGAACTCATCAATCGCGGCGCCGTCGGGGTGATCCCTACCGACACCGT CTACTCCATCGTCTGTGATCTGAGTAACAATGAATCTATTGAGCGCCTTCGCAG AGTGAAAGGCATTGGAGACTCAAAG CCTCTCAGCATCCTGTGTCGCTCATTACGTGATATCGATACCTACACAACAGGATTTCCTCGAGGTACCAACCAAGGGCAACCTAACATTTTCCGTGCTGTCAAGCGTTTAATACCTGGGCCT TACACCTTTATTTTACCTGCAACCAAGCAATTTCCCAAACAATGCATTAGGCATGGTTCTTCCACTAGGTATGCAAAAAGGAGACAGGTTGGCGTCCGAATTCCAGATGATCCCATCCGCCAGGCAATATTGCAAAATTTGGATGAACCTTTGATCTGCACAAG TGTCAAATATCTATCAGAGGATGAATGGATACTTGACCCAGTAATCATTGCCGATCTTTATGAGCCACTG GGCCTTGATTTCATTGTTGATGGTGGTCCTAGAATTGCTGATCCTTCTACTGTGGTTGATATGACAGGAACAAACCCTACTATAATTCGTCAGGGAAAG GGTCCGAAGCTGGATTGGATGGTagcagaagatgaagaagaggaggcacAATCAAAGTTCGCTTTTAAAGCTGCTTGA